CTGGCCCTTCGCCTCATCCTTTACGGCCAGCTCGAGCTGGGACCAGCACGTCATCTCGTCGCCGCGGGCGATTTCGAACCCGTCGCCTGGCACCAGCTCGTTGTCCTCGCGAAGGAGCACCAGCTCGGAGTTGCAGGTGTCGTCGGGCGTGACGGACTGCGGGATGGCCGGCAGCCTCGCCAACACATCGGGTCCGTGTCGACCGCAAATCTGGAGCGTGGCCACCCCGTCCAGGATGGCCTTGTCGGTTTCCTCCAACCGCCTGCGGACCATCTCGAACGCCGCCGGCGCCTCGGTCAGCCAGTCCTGCGTGTCGCCCAGCGGAGTGATGGACAGTGCCGGCACCATGTTAGTCTCGCCAGCGATGCTGTCCTTCTTCGGCTCCGGCACGCAGACCAGGATGAAGTCGCTGCCGAACCGAACCTCGAACACCTTGGTGGGCTTGACCTGATGCCAAGCCTCGAGCCACTCTGCGAGCCGCGGCGCGAGCTCGTGCCAGCTGGAGAACTCCTCCTCCGGCGCCTTTACCACCATAGTGAGCTTGAGCTTCGGGGTGAGCGGCTCCCGATTGAGGGCGTGCCAGCTGGACCGGCCGAGGATGCGGGACGCGGCGTCCAGCGCTGCCGTGTGCTTGAGAGCGACGCCCGTGTCGCTCAGAGCTTTGCGCAGGCGCTTGGCCAGGAGCTTGGGGTCTTCATCGGGTTGGGGCTGGAGGCCTTCGACGACCTTGAGCGCGGCCTCGGAAGTGAAGCGGGGCACCTTGAGATGGACGTAGGTCCACAGGGCTGCGGCCGTAGCCTGCAGGTCTTGAGGGGAGGCGGGATGCGCCGTCGGCGCAGCAGTGGTTGCCATGGATGAACTCCTAGAGAGCATCGAGGGACGGCACGCGTTGTCCGGCTCTCCAAGTGGAGGTCATCGAGCCGGGGAAAGGGAACTCTCGCAATCCAACTGGCTTTGCCGTGCCGGACAGGGTCCGGTGCGTGCACTGACGGGCGCCAACTTGCCCACGATTCGGCTTGAACCGCAGGTAGATCGTAAGAAGGAGCGGCTACCGGTGTCAACTACTAATGGAGCACCTTCGTCAGGTCTCACTTACGCCTGACATTCAGCTTTGCGAACTCGAGTGACTGCACCCAGCCTAAAGCCGCCCATTGCCACCGAATCCACTGACGAAGATCCCAATCCCCTCACCACTCCGCAAAACTTCCATCCCGGTGCCGCCACACCGGATTCCTCCACCGGTGTCCCTCCTGCGCCCGCTCGCGCACATAGTCCTCATTCACCTCAATCCCCAACCCCGGCCCGGTGGGGATGGCGACCATGCCATCCTGGTACGCAAACACCCCGGGGTTGGACACATAGTCCATCAGGTCGTTGGCCTGGTTGTAGTGGATGCCCAGGCTCTGCTCCTGGATGAAGGCGTTGTAGCAAACCGCATCCAGCTGCAGGTTGGCCGCCAGTGCAATCGGGCCCAGCGGGCAGTGCAGGGCCAGGGCCACGTCGTAGGCCTCGGCCATGCTGGCGATCTTGCGGGTTTCGGTGATGCCGCCTGCGTGCGAGGGGTCGGGCTGGATGATGTCGGCGTAGCAGCCCTGCAGCACGCGCTTGAAGTCCCAGCGCGAGTACAGGCGCTCGCCCAGGGCGATGGGGGTGGACGAGATGCGCGCGATTTCCTTGAGCGCTTCTTCGTGTTCGCTCAGCACGGGCTCTTCGATGAACATGAGCTTGTAGGGCTCCAGCTCCTTGACCAGCACCTTGGCCATGGGCCGGTGCACGCGGCCGTGGAAGTCCACGCCAATGCCCACGTTGGGGCCCACGGCCTCGCGCACGGCGGCCACGTTTTGCAGGCAGCGCTCCACCTTGTCGTAGCTGTCCACGTACTGCACCTCTTCGGTGCCGTTCATCTTCACGGCCGTGAAGCCGCGTGCCACGGCGGCTTGCGCGGCGGCGGCGGTCTCGCTGGGGCGGTCGCCGCCTATCCAGCTGTACACCTTGATGTGGCTGCGCACATTGCCGCCCAGTAGCTCGGACACGGGCACGCCCAACGCCTTGCCCTTGATGTCCCACAGGGCCTGGTCGATCCCGGCCAGTGCGCTCATGTGCACGCCGCCGCCCCGGTAGAAGCCGCCCCGGTACAGCACGGTCCAGTGGTCTTCGATGTGGCGCGGGTCTTTGCCAATGAGGTAGTCGGCCAGTTCATCGACGGCAGCGGCCACGGTGTGCGCGCGGCCTTCCAGCACAGGCTCGCCCCAGCCGGTGATGCCTTCGTCGGTTTCGATTTTGAGGAAGCACCAGCGCGGCGGGACGATGAACGTGGTGAGTCGGGTGATCTTCATGGGAGCTGGACAGTCGGTTCAGAAATGCTGGGTTGTCTGGAGCGAGTAGGGGGCGGTTCAGGCCGTGGCGGGCGCGGTTCCAAAGGATGCCCGCCACGCCCGCGCAAACGCTGCAGCCTTGTGCGCGACTTCGGGAGCCTGGTCGCCGGGCCGGTACAGGGCCGAGCCCAGGCCAAAGCCGCTGGCGCCTGCTGCCGCATAGGGGGCAATGCTCTCGGGCACGATGCCGCCCACGGGCACCAGCGCCATGGGCGGCGTGATGACGGCGCGCCAGGCCTTGAGCACATGGGGCGGCAGCGCCTCGGCCGGGAACAGCTTGAGCATGTTGGCGCCCGCTGCCAGCGCGGCATAGGCCTCGGTCAGCGTCGCCACGCCGGGCGCGCAGGCCATGCCAGCGGCGCGTGCGGCGCGGATCACGTCGGGGTCGCTGTGGGGCATGACGATGATCTGCCCGCCCGCTGCGGCCACATCGGCCACGGCCTCGATGGAGAGCACGGTGCCTGCACCCACGAGGCAGTCGGCGGGCAGTGCATCGCGCAGCGCGCGGATGCTGGCCAGCGGCTCGGGCGAGTTGAGCGGCACTTCGATGATGCGAAACCCCGCGTCGTACAGAGCGTGGCCGATGGCCACCACCTCGTGCGGCTGCACGCCGCGCAGGATGGCGATGAGTCCGCAGCGCTGCAGGATGTGGAACAGGGCTTTGTCGATGGGGTTCATGCAGCCAGACTCCCGGCGGTGAAGGGGTGTGAGGATGAGGGGGCTGGCGCAACGACCAGCCCTGCCGCCAGCGCGATCTGCCACAGCCCGATGACCGTGGCTTGCGTGGCGATGGTGGGGGCGGCAAAGCCGTAGGTCTGCAGCGCGATGGCGTAGCGGCGGCACAGGTCGGGCTCGCCGCAAAGCACCAGCGTTTGGGGTGTGGCCTGCGTCTGATCCTGCACACGGGCCAAGCTGGCGATCTCGTGCCCGATCAGCAGGCCCGAGAGGTAGTCCGCTTGGGCGGTGGGCGCCAGTGTTCCGGTCAGGCCCAGCGTGCGTGTGCTGAAAATGTGCGAGAGCAAGCCCAGTGCGGCGTCACTTCCGCGCGCCACCTCCAGCCCGCGCACAAAGGCTTCGTCGTCGGGCGTGGCAGCGGCCTGCATGGTTTTGCCCAAGATGGTGTGACCGCGCAGGGCAGCAAACACCTCGCCGGTCATGAAGGTGTGGAACTGTTCGATGCGGCCCCGGCGTGCCAGCACCCATTTGCTGTGGGTGCCGGGCAGGCCGATGAGCACGGGCGCATCCGCAGGCAGCGCAAGGCCCGCCAGCACGCCCAGCACCTGTGTTTCTTCGCCGCGCATCACGTTGGGCAGCGCGCCCTGCTGCAACAGGCCCGGCACGATGTGCAGTGGCGGGCCGTCGCGCCGCTCCACCAGCGTCAGGCCCCGCGCCAGTGCATCGAGCGAGGTGGGCGTCGGCAGGTACTTGGCCTCGCGCCAGCCCTGGGCGCTGCCCACCATGCCGCAGGCCAGCAGAGGCAGGCCGGGTGTGGCGGCCAGCCAGTCGCCGCAGGTGTCTTGCAGTGCGCGTTCAAACGCGGCGCCGGGCTCGCCGTCTGCCACGCTCGCGGTGGTGGGGGGCAGGTTCATGATGCCCCAGGGGCGGTGCCGCGTCTCCAGCACCTCGCTATGCGCGCCCATGCGGAAGGCGCGCAATGCGCTGGTGCCCCAGTCCAGGGCGATCAGGCCCGCCTCGGCGGGCACCAGAAAACGTGCAGGCACCATGCGTGTCCTGCTTAACGTGCCCAGCGCAGCACCAGCGGGTCAAGCCGCCGCGCGATGTCGATCAGGCCGCGCCGCACCTCGGGGTGCATGGCCGGGAAGGGGTGGCGGCCTGCCTCGCAGGCGATCACGCCGCCTTCCTTCATCAGTGCCTTGGCTGTGAGGATGCCGCCCTGGCGGTTCTCGTGGTTGATGAGCGGCAACCAGCGCTGGTAGAGCGCAAACGCCTGGTCCATTTCACCCTGGCGGTGCGCCTCGATGATGGGGCGAATGCCGTCAGGGAACGCGCCACCCGTCATCGCGCCTGTGGCGCCCGCATCCAGGTCGGCCAGCAGGGTGATGGCCTCTTCGCCGTCCCACGGGCCTTCGATGGCATCGCCGCCCAGGCGGATCAGCTCGCGCAGCTTGCTGGCGGCACCGGGCACTTCGATCTTGAAGTAGGCCAGGTTTTCAATCTCTTGCGCCATGCGGACCAGGAAGGGGGCCGAAAGCACGGTGCCGCTGGCGGGCGCGTCCTGCACCATGATCGGAATGCGGATCGCATCCGACACACGGGCATAGAACTCGTAGATCTGCGCCTCGGGCACGCGGAAGGTGGCACCGTGGTAAGGCGGCATGACCATCACCATGGCCGCGCCCATGTCCTGCGCGGCGCGGCTGCGCTCGGCACACACGCGCGTGCCGTAGTGTGTTGTGGTGACGATGACCGGCACACGGCCCGCCACATGCTCCAGCGATGTGCGGGTGAGGACTTCGCGCTCCGCGTCGGACAGCGAGAACTGCTCGGAGAAGTTGGCCAGGATGCAGACGCCATCCACGCCGGCGTCGATCATGAAGTCGAGGCAGCGCTTCTGGCTGTCGAGGTCGAGTGTGCCGTCCTCATGGAACGTGGTGGGCACGACGGGGAAGATGCCTCGGTAGCGAGGGTTCTGGAGGGAATGGGTGGCTGGCATGGCGAGGGAAGGATCGAAATTTGAGTGAAATAGGGCTCTGGCGCTTATCTAGCAAGCGCTATTAGCTATGAAAGTCGTAGCATTTCAACCAGCGGCTTAACCACCGGTATCAGTGAGAGTGGCGAGGAACGGCAGCGCCCCGGCAGCCGACGAGGAAGTCAAAGTCGCAGCCATCGTCGGCCTGCAGTACGTGGTCCACGTACAGGCGCTGGTAGCCGCCGCGCCCACCGTTGTCGGTGCCCGCCAACGCGGCCAGGCGTGCTGCCAGTTCCTCATCGCTGATGTCCAGGTGCAAGCGGCCGTTCTCACAGTCCAGCTCGATGAAGTCGCCATCGCGCACCGCAGCCAAGGGGCCGAGTGCAGCGGCCTCGGGCGCCACATGCAGCACCACCGTGCCGTAGGCGGTGCCGCTCATGCGCGCGTCGGAGATGCGCACCATGTCCTTCACGCCCTGGCGCAGCAGCTTGGGCGGCAGGCCCATGTTGCCCACCTCGGCCATGCCGGGGTAGCCCTTGGGGCCGCAGTTCTTGAGCACCATCACGCAGCTCGCGTCGATGTCCAGGTTCTCATCCACGATGCGCTCTTTGTAGTGCTCCAGGTTCTCGAACACCACGGCGCGGCCCCGGTGCTTGAGCAGCTCGGGCGATGCGGCCGAGGGCTTAAGCACCGCGCCACGCGGCGCGAGGTTGCCGCGCAGGATGCAGATGCCGCCGTCGGCAATCAACGGGTTGTTGATGGGGCGGATCACCTCGTCGTTGTATTGCGGGGCTTCGCGCACGTTGTCCCACAGGCTCTTGCCGTTGACGGTGAGCGCGTTGGGGTGGGGCAGCAGGCTGTTCTCGCCCAGGCGGCGCAGCACGGCGGGCAGGCCGCCCGCGTAGTAGAACTCTTCCATCAGGAAGCGGCCCGAGGGCTGCAGGTCCACCAGCGTGGGCGTGCCACGGCCGATGCGGGTCCAGTCCTCCAGGTCCAGCTGCACGCCGATGCGGCCCGCGATGGCCTTCAAATGGATGACGGCATTGGTCGAGCCGCCGATGGCCGCGTTGGTGCGGATGGCGTTCTCGAACGCTTCGCGGGTCAGGATCTTGGAGAGCGTGAGCCCTTCGTGCGCCATCTCCACAATGCGCTTGCCGGACATGTGGGCCAGCACATAGCGGCGCGAGTCCACGGCCGGTATGGCTGCGTTGTGCGGCAGCGATGTGCCCAGCGACTCGGCCATGCAGGCCATGGTGCTGGCCGTGCCCATGGTGTTGCAGGTGCCGGCGGAGCGGGACATGCCGGCCTCGGCCGCGAAGAACTGGTGCTCGTTGATCTCGCCCGCCTTCAGCGATTCATGCAGGCGCCACACGGCCGTGCCCGAGCCGATGTCCTTGCCGTCGAGCTTGCCGTTGAGCATGGGCCCGCCCGTGACCACGATGGCAGGCACATCGCAGCTGGCCGCGCCCATCAGCAGCGCGGGCGTGGTCTTGTCGCAGCCCACCAGCAGCACCACGGCGTCGATGGGGTTGCCCCGAATGGCCTCTTCCACATCCATGCTGGCCAGGTTGCGGGTGAGCATGGCCGTGGGGCGCAGATTGGATTCGCCGTTGGAGAACACCGGGAATTCGACGGGGAAGCCGCCTGCCTCGTAAATGCCGCGTTTCACATGCTCGGCAATCTTGCGAAAGTGAGCATTGCACGGGGTCAGCTCGGACCAGGTGTTGCAGATGCCGATCACGGGGCGGCCGTCGAACGCGTGGTCGGGGATGCCCTGGTTCTTCATCCAGCTGCGGTAC
Above is a window of Acidovorax sp. KKS102 DNA encoding:
- the dgoD gene encoding galactonate dehydratase, with the translated sequence MKITRLTTFIVPPRWCFLKIETDEGITGWGEPVLEGRAHTVAAAVDELADYLIGKDPRHIEDHWTVLYRGGFYRGGGVHMSALAGIDQALWDIKGKALGVPVSELLGGNVRSHIKVYSWIGGDRPSETAAAAQAAVARGFTAVKMNGTEEVQYVDSYDKVERCLQNVAAVREAVGPNVGIGVDFHGRVHRPMAKVLVKELEPYKLMFIEEPVLSEHEEALKEIARISSTPIALGERLYSRWDFKRVLQGCYADIIQPDPSHAGGITETRKIASMAEAYDVALALHCPLGPIALAANLQLDAVCYNAFIQEQSLGIHYNQANDLMDYVSNPGVFAYQDGMVAIPTGPGLGIEVNEDYVRERAQEGHRWRNPVWRHRDGSFAEW
- a CDS encoding 2-dehydro-3-deoxy-6-phosphogalactonate aldolase, producing MNPIDKALFHILQRCGLIAILRGVQPHEVVAIGHALYDAGFRIIEVPLNSPEPLASIRALRDALPADCLVGAGTVLSIEAVADVAAAGGQIIVMPHSDPDVIRAARAAGMACAPGVATLTEAYAALAAGANMLKLFPAEALPPHVLKAWRAVITPPMALVPVGGIVPESIAPYAAAGASGFGLGSALYRPGDQAPEVAHKAAAFARAWRASFGTAPATA
- a CDS encoding 2-dehydro-3-deoxygalactonokinase, which translates into the protein MVPARFLVPAEAGLIALDWGTSALRAFRMGAHSEVLETRHRPWGIMNLPPTTASVADGEPGAAFERALQDTCGDWLAATPGLPLLACGMVGSAQGWREAKYLPTPTSLDALARGLTLVERRDGPPLHIVPGLLQQGALPNVMRGEETQVLGVLAGLALPADAPVLIGLPGTHSKWVLARRGRIEQFHTFMTGEVFAALRGHTILGKTMQAAATPDDEAFVRGLEVARGSDAALGLLSHIFSTRTLGLTGTLAPTAQADYLSGLLIGHEIASLARVQDQTQATPQTLVLCGEPDLCRRYAIALQTYGFAAPTIATQATVIGLWQIALAAGLVVAPAPSSSHPFTAGSLAA
- a CDS encoding dihydrodipicolinate synthase family protein, translating into MPATHSLQNPRYRGIFPVVPTTFHEDGTLDLDSQKRCLDFMIDAGVDGVCILANFSEQFSLSDAEREVLTRTSLEHVAGRVPVIVTTTHYGTRVCAERSRAAQDMGAAMVMVMPPYHGATFRVPEAQIYEFYARVSDAIRIPIMVQDAPASGTVLSAPFLVRMAQEIENLAYFKIEVPGAASKLRELIRLGGDAIEGPWDGEEAITLLADLDAGATGAMTGGAFPDGIRPIIEAHRQGEMDQAFALYQRWLPLINHENRQGGILTAKALMKEGGVIACEAGRHPFPAMHPEVRRGLIDIARRLDPLVLRWAR
- a CDS encoding IlvD/Edd family dehydratase, yielding MTTPKRKLRSAEWFGTADKNGFMYRSWMKNQGIPDHAFDGRPVIGICNTWSELTPCNAHFRKIAEHVKRGIYEAGGFPVEFPVFSNGESNLRPTAMLTRNLASMDVEEAIRGNPIDAVVLLVGCDKTTPALLMGAASCDVPAIVVTGGPMLNGKLDGKDIGSGTAVWRLHESLKAGEINEHQFFAAEAGMSRSAGTCNTMGTASTMACMAESLGTSLPHNAAIPAVDSRRYVLAHMSGKRIVEMAHEGLTLSKILTREAFENAIRTNAAIGGSTNAVIHLKAIAGRIGVQLDLEDWTRIGRGTPTLVDLQPSGRFLMEEFYYAGGLPAVLRRLGENSLLPHPNALTVNGKSLWDNVREAPQYNDEVIRPINNPLIADGGICILRGNLAPRGAVLKPSAASPELLKHRGRAVVFENLEHYKERIVDENLDIDASCVMVLKNCGPKGYPGMAEVGNMGLPPKLLRQGVKDMVRISDARMSGTAYGTVVLHVAPEAAALGPLAAVRDGDFIELDCENGRLHLDISDEELAARLAALAGTDNGGRGGYQRLYVDHVLQADDGCDFDFLVGCRGAAVPRHSH